Genomic window (Equus przewalskii isolate Varuska chromosome 12, EquPr2, whole genome shotgun sequence):
CTGCTCCCCTGGGGTCAGAAGAGGACTCAAGGCAGCCCTGGGCTCTAGTTCTCAGGAGGGACACTTACAGCTCTGGGGACCCAGCATCACCTGGCTACCTCAAGGCCTGCTCTTGTGTTGGCCGGGCCTTAAGAAGCCCCAAGTACAAAAGGGCAGCCACAGGATGCACGCTCCTCAGGCAGGCCTCGGGCCCAGCAACTCTGGATCCCTGTGGCCGCCAGCCATTCTGccccagctcctcttccttccAATGAGCCCGAATTGACACCGAGTGAATATTCACCATCTCAATCACTGCCACCCCACAGGTGTGCCATCTGCATACACACAGCCCTCAGCCTCATACCCCCAGGTTCCTGCCTCAGCGCCCTGGGGGCCTCACCATCCCCATTCCCGCTGGGCTCCAACAAGCTGCTCTCTCCAGCACCCTCGCCACACACCCGGGCCCTTGGGAGAAGCTCAGCAAACGACACATAAATGCTGTCCCTCCTCCTGACCCACCTCTTGGTCTTGCTAGGCCTCCAAGGCCTCCCTAGGGAGAACTCGGAGGGCACCCGCCCTGGCTTTCAGGCAGGTCCTTGTCACAAATGCGTCACAGTGCTCCTCCCAGGCCTCCTTCCAGCAGCCGGGGCTGGGACATCTTGTAAGGTGACGAGGAAAGGGCACACTCCCCATCCAGATCTCTGCCAGCAAACACCAAGCCCCTGACATCTGGGCTCGAGGTCACCCCTGCCGCAACTTAGAAGGTTGTTAGTTGCATTGCTTTACTACCAAAAGCTAGCTAGGTGTCAATTTCACTTctgtggggggggaggggcagggtgaCGGGAAAGACCAAGCCACTGTGGATCCTGATTTCTCCTCTGCTGTTAGTGCGGTTCTGTGCAGCCAATCTCCCAGCAGTGACAACTTGCTTTCCCCACTGGTGGGAGTGGGGAATTTTATCTGCTTGAGCATCAAAAAGGACCCTGATGTGCTCAGGTAACTGGAAGGAGCAGTGAACTTCTCACACAGCAATCCTTAGGGGTCAATCACGAGAACCTTTCACTCTTAAGTAAAGTGACAAAGTTTATGAGTAGATGAGCAATGACGTATTTACCCAGTGCCTACTGTGGGAGACTGTGCTGCAAGGGGCAAAGGAAAGCAGTAGCTGCCCACAGAAGGACCTCAGGCCCCGTTCACAGACAAGCCCCTGACAGCCTCCTTACTAAGTCCGCCCAACAGCGATTATTTGATACACTAGACAAATAGGTAAATTTTTGTATACAAAGAATCTCTCTGGAAAGCCTCTGGGCACAGGGAGGTCTTGTGTTTTGGCTTTTTCCTGCATACCCCATTAGGCCTTCtgaggttttttttatttttattttttttgaggaagactgagcctgagccaacatccgtgcccatcttcctctactttatatatgggacgcctatcCCAGCATGGCtagccaagtggtgccatgttcgcacctgggatccaaacccgtgaacccggggCCAGAGAAGTGGAacgttcgaacttaaccgctgcaccaccccgCCGGCCCCAGCCTTTTGagtttttaatgtgcattttttcAACCCTGGTTAAAAAAGAAGCCTGGCTCAATCTAGAAGATAATCTTCACACTTTGCAGTAAGTCTGGCCTTATCATAACAAGCCGTTTCAGATGTTTTTCTCCAGTGTTACATTTATAAACTGATGGATGAGTAAAGCGGTCTAAGAGCTTGGTGCCCAAGATACCAGACGTAGGTCTTTTAGAAGGTAACGTGCCCAACCACTGCCTATGGAGCCTATTCTGGCTCACCTGTGCAAATCCGATCACACCTACTTGCGTGTATTCCGTCCCACACACTTCCGTGTTTCTAAGTTCTAAGGCTTAGAAAGCTAGAATACTACTTCCACAGAGAATTAGAGGCGTGTGAGGTCctagtttcttctctttaaaactcAGCACTTACGACTTCTTTTGAAGTCCTGTTTAAAATCTAAGATTCAAAGCTTCCGGATCACCAGGCCACCAAATCAAAAACCCACGGCATAAAACGGGGCAGTATTTCTGCTTTTCACATCAAAAACTGGTCTGTGTTATCTGCAGACACGGACGACGGTCCCCTGCGCGGCACATGCACGCGCGGCGCTGTCATCACCGCCGACTCGCCCCTGAAGGCATCGTGCACACCCACACGGCACCTCTGCGGCCGTAACGCAATCGTTAAGAGGACGACCTGCTAAAAGCCCAGAGCCCGGACGAGCGGCTGCCGGCCGACCCCTTTCCGCTCCCCTCGGCTGCACGGACCCGACGCTGCCCACGGGTCCCGCACACTCACCCGCGGCCGCCTCCATCCCTCCCGCGGCGCCGCGCGGCTTCCGTCCACTTCCTCCGGCGACCCCCCCCCCGCCTTCAGGCCAGAGTGAAGAGCCTTCGGACCAATGAGCAGCGCGAGCCCGCCCACTGACCCCTCTTGATAGGCCACTCGCGCTTCCCTCAACCAATCAGTTCGCACGTGGGGGTGCACGCAGATTCCGGCGCGGACGGCGTACCGGAGACGGACCCACTTCCGTATGAATGCCTGACTATGGGGCCGCCTCCCTTCCTGCCCCGAGTCCAGTGGCCGCGCGGGCCTTGTCTCCGGGCGCTTGAGATCGACCAATGGGGACGTCGAGTCAGGACTGACAGGGCCAGCAGCCTCTCGGCAAGAGGCTTGTGCGGCATGGCCGCCCCCGCCGAAGGCCCGAGCGGGCGCGCCCGCCTGCGCGGCGGAGCCACTGCGGCGCGGGGGGCGGGCCGCGGGGCGGGGATTGTTTACGTCTCGTTCGGGAGCGGAAAGTAGGTCACGGCCGGCCCGGCGcagcgcggcggcggcggagcgGCTGCAGGTGAGCGCGGCGGGGCGCGTCCGCGCCTCCCGGGCCCCACCGTCGCCCGGCTCGGGACGGCCGCTCCTTGCGGGAGCTGCGGGCGGTGGGGCCCGGCCGCGCCTTTGTGCCCGCGGGCGGCGGCGCCGGGAGGGCCTGGGCTCGGCGGCGGCGCTGCAGGCCGAGCGGGCAGTGGGCGGTGGCTGCCCCGCAGCGGTAGGCCCACCGCGCTGCGCCCGGAGGAACTCCCGCAGCAGCGCTCGAAACGGGCATTAGTACGAGGCCCGTTTCGAAATGCCCCGCTGCTCCGGGGTCTGGGGGCGCGCTGCACGGCTCCGGGGCGGGGCCCGTCTCGGGGCCGCTCCTTCCGCGCGCACCGCCTGCTGTGGCTGCGGCCGGGCCGGGCGGTGAGGGAGCGGGGTGGCCGCGCTGCCGGCGGGAGGGGAACTGGGTCTGCAGGCGCGCGCTACCGTCCCTCGAAAGCTGCGCTGCGTTCCCTCCCTGGCGCGCTGGCCTGCGAGCCTGGCGGGGCCTCACCGGGGCAGCGCCTGCCCTCCTGGGGGTTCGGTCCAGGGGGGAGCCAGGCGGGAGAGGATCGTAGAAACGCACATGTCACTATAAGTCGCGTGTGGGAGCTAAGAGCCATAGAGGGGTGGGGAAGGCCGTTCCGGGCAAAGGGCGCAGGAGAACTCGGTAGGCTTGGAGGACTCTGCATTTTATCATAAGAACAATGGCAAGCCCTGAGGACTTCTAAGATTTGTTTAAGTTGTTAGCATTTGTGTTTGGAAAAGCTTGGCGGTCGGGAGTGAAGTGGGAGGAGCCAGAGCGGAGAGAGTTGTGTAGGGGGGAGGGCgtggtggcagtggggatggagagatgggTTCAGGACATGTTTTGGAGGTGGCGTGGCGGGTGCGGGAGCGTGAGGCAGCggtgggaaggaggaagctgTCGGGATGACTGCCGCGTGCCTGGCATGAGGAACTGGGAGGCTGGAGATGCCATTTGTCAAACTCGACAAtggaggaggagccaggggcGTTTTGAGATGGCTGCGGGACAGGCAAAACAGCTGGGTTCGGGAGACTGAGCTGGGAGAGGGACCGAGACTGGGTCGGAGAGTCATGGATGTCTGGATGGCGTTGCACACGCTCTACCTGGTTCTCCTCCAGGTGCTCGCATCCTGGTGTGAGGTACAAGTTTGTGAAGAGAGGTCCCTGGGCCCCGGTTTGGCCTCAGCTTTGTGGGTCTGGCACAGCCGGCCGGGGGCAGAGTGTGGGCTTGCGGGGAGACCCTCCGCTGTGCTGCAAGCCTTCCTTTGCTCAGACCctgttttcttccagtttctgtCGGCCATGGCCAGGCGCCCCCGGAGCAGCAGAGCGTGGCATTTTGTGCTGAGTGCAGCGCGCCGAGACACAGACGCGCGGCCCATGGCTCTGGCCGGGACCGCCAGCTGGGGCTACGACTCTGATGGGCAGGTAGGTCCCAGTGAGTGAGGCGGACGTGGCTGGACTAAGGTGCGGGGACACCCGAGGCAGGCGTTGCCTGGACAGGGAGTGAGACAGAAAGATGctgctgagggcagaggaggcgCCAGCCCCGAGCCCACTGTCCTGTGCACGTTCTGCTCACAGGCTGTTCACCCTGGTTCAGGGCCCACGTGCCCCGGGGTGACAGGACCTCAGGACACACAGCACGGTtgtctctgctctttcctctgaaGAGGGTGGCAGTTGATTCTTTGGTCAGTTCGTTCAACAAAAACGTCCCCATTCTATTTGCCCAACCAGTTGCCAAAAGTAGTTGTTAACCCACTGTGCATCTTTCTGGCTGTTCCTCTGTCTGCGCAAATATGTGCTCTATGTTCGTGTATCTACATGTTAAAGAACTTTGATTCTTGAAGCCCAAAGTTCCTGTGCCTTCCCCGTCTCAGCGACTCCTGAGCTCTGGGATACCCAGCAGCATGGAGGCAGTGGGAAGAGCAGCTCAGCTATCTGTCCCTTGCCGGTTGCCTGATGTCCTGAGAGCTTTGAGCCAGAGCCTGAGCCCTGCGGGGCAGGATGCGGTACAGCCTCTGTGCCTGTCGGGGGCGGCTCTCAGTTGGCTTCTGAATCTCTTAGACTGGGGGGGGAAGTTGGCTCTCTCCTGAGTCACCCCGCTGCTCCCTGCAGGGGTGATGCTTGGGTGACTTGGCTCTGCTCTGTCACAGCCACCCGGTGTTGTCACCCTGGCTTAGCCGAGTGTCTTGGGTGGGGATAGGGGGGTGCCTCTCCTCCCTCAAGGGTAGCTGAGCCCCGCGGAACTGCCAGCCTGGGGGCTGCAGCTCTGGACTGGCAGCGTCCTGGGCCCGTTCCTGGGGCCTCCTGACCCCCCTGCTCAGGCCAGtgttcctgcccctcctccagttCCCACTGACCCGAGGCCTGGAGCAGTCTGTGCTCCTGTGTCTGTGCTTGCGTTGCCGGCTCATTGCTGTGGGATGCAAGAGGCATCATGGGGCTGGgacacagtgtctgacacacgcTCACAGCTTGTCTCGTCACCTAATGGGCCTGAAGTACTTGTGTGTGTGGGCGGGGCGGGCAGGCATGTGACCCTGGACACCTTTGAAGGGTGAGCACACCCACCTGTCTCTTCTGCTGTCATGCTCTCCTTAAGGCTTGCAGCGAGGCTGGGTGTGCCCTGTCCCGGGGGTTGGCATGCTGGTTGCCACCCAGCTTGACCTCGGGGCCTGTGGTGCTCAGCTCTGTGCTCCTGGCTCCTGCCTCAGTGGGAAGGGGTTGCCTGTGGCTAGCAGTGGGCCTGCCGTGGCTTTGGGGGGCCCACTGTTCCATGCTGGCGGGGGGCTTTCAGCCTGCTGCGTCTCCTGTCTGGTGTCTGTCTCTCACTGGGGCTCCATCTCCTCGCTCCCTTAGCTCAGGCTCTCCCGCGGACTCCTGGAGCTTCTGCGTGGGCCTTGGTGTgacagggaagaagggaggtCCAGGCCCTTCCCCTTCCCAAGGAGCGTCTGTTctagggggagggggcagctggagAGGACGAAGGGCAACGTGAGGCGGGGTGCGGTGAGAAGGAAGAGGACGCATGtgcagtgaggggctggccatgCCTCTTTGGAGTGATGTCTGAAAGCCACCATCCAGGGGCAAAGGGCCCTTTTCCCTGGGGACTGTGGACATGACAGGTGGCGGGGCGGAAGGCGGAagggggcctgggcaggggtcTGGTGGGGGTGGGCCTTATTCTCAGGGCAGCAGGATCTGCCCCAGGtctgcagagggcagggaggcaAGATGAGCACCCAGAGACCGAGGGAAAGAGGGTGGGGGCCGAGCCGCAGTGGCTGTCTGCACCCTCTGGCCCCCGGGCAGTGAAACCCCAGCCCCTTGCGGTTTGGCCTTGGGTCCAGAGCCAAGGCGCATGTCTGGAGAGCCTGTGTGGCTTCAGAGCAGGAATGACTAGGTGCCCAGGGCACATCCCTGGCtggcctccagggagggctgtgggtCAGCTGGTCACCAGATCCTGGCCATCTCAGCGTGGGCGTCTGGCTGCTGGGCTTGGGTCAGGTGCCATAACCCAGCCCCCTCGTCAGATGGCTGGGTCCCCACTGAATGGTTTCCTGTGTCAAAAGCCTGAAGCGCTGGGCTTGTCAGGGCTTGGTGACAGGTTAAGAGCCACCCCTTGCATGGACAACAAGGGGGCCACTGCCCAGGACAGGTGTTGACCCCTTCATTGGGTCAAGACTCGCCTCTGCCACAGGACGCCCCTGCCTCAAGCCCCCACAGTGGGGCTGTAGCGTATTCATGATCAGGAAGCTGCCTGGAGACGGGATGGCTGAGCATGCAGCCCCGCCTGGTGGCTCATTAGTGGCTGGGCCTCCAGGGCCCTCTTGGCTGTGCAGAAATGGGGTTAAGCCCTTGCGCCCGTTCCCAGGAGGCCAGTGGGGCAGTAGGCCTTTGGGAAGGAGGTTCCCCAGTTCCTGTGCCAGGAGGAGGTGTCCAGGGTCACTGTAGAAAGGTGGGCTGGCTGTGCACTTGGGCCCCAGGGAAGCCCTTGGAGGCCGGTCCTCTGGATCCCTCCCTGGGGCATCAGAGACGTCCACTGTTGGCCTGTGGTGGGCTCGGGGCAGGCGGTAGGGACAGGGCCAGCTGGGGGAACAGCCTGCCCTTTTCTCCCAGCACAGTGACTCAGACTCAGACCCCGAGTACTCATCCCTGCCGCCGTCCATCCCCAGCGCGGTGCCCGTCACTGGGGAGTCCTTCTGCGACTGTGACAGTCAGAGTGAGGCCTCCTTCTGCAGCAGCCTGCACGCAGCGCACCGGGGCAAGGACTGCCGCTGCGGGGAGGAGGATGAGTGTGAGCACCTGGCGCAGGCCGCCTGGGCTGGCGGGGAGCTCCTGGGCCGGGTGGGGAGGCCCGGCAGGGCTCCGAGGCTGCCCTAGCCTGGGCCTGTGGCTCCCACAGATTTCGACTGGGTCTGGGACGACCTGAATAAGTCCTCGGCCACTCTGCTGAGCTGCGACAATCGGAAGGTCAATTTCCACATGGAGTACAGCTGTGGCACGGCGGCCATCCGGGGCAccaaggagctgggggagggccAGCACTTCTGGGAGATCAAGATGACCTCACCCGTCTACGGCACCGACATGGTAAGTGGCCAGCTGGGTGGGGGGAGCTGCTGGGCGCCCTAGCCCCGGGCCCCCTCTGCCCGCCTGTTGTTCCCAGATGGTGGGCATTGGGACGTCAGACGTGGACCTGGACAAGTACCACCACACGTTCTGCAGCCTGCTCGGCAGGGACGAGGACAGCTGGGGCCTCTCCTACACGGGTGCGTGGGGCCCcaagggcaggcagggctgggcagggccctgaggcaggagggctCACCCTGAGCCTGCTGCCCCCAGGCCTCCTCCACCACAAGGGCGACAAGACGAGCTTCTCCTCAAGGTTCGGCCAGGGCTCCATCATCGGGGTGCACCTGGACACCTGGCATGGCACGCTGACCTTCTTCAAGAACAGGAAGTGCATAGGTGAGGGCACCCGCGGCCCATGGAGACCGCACACCTGCTGCCGAGGCCCCGAGGGAAGTGCACACGGGGCCCGGGCTGAGCACCCCGAGGCTTCTGAAGGGCTGTCCTCGCAGAGGCCTGAGGTCCCAGGGTCCCCAGTGGGTTGGACAGCACAAGGGCCGGTGGGAATCCTGGCGTCCTCAGTTACCTTAGGAGGATGTGCCCCTTCTCTAGGGGTGGCGGCCACCAAGCTGCAGAATAAGAAGTTCTACCCGATGGTGTGCTCGACGGCGGCCAAGAGCAGCATGAAGGTGATCCGCTCGTGCGCCAGCATCACCTCCCTGCAGTACCTGTGCTGCTACCGCCTGCGCCAGCTGCGGCCCGACTCGGGGGACACGCTCGAGGGCCTGCCGCTGCCACCTGGCCTCAAGCAGGTGCTGCACCACAAGCTGGGCTGGGTCCTGAGCATGAGCTGTGGCCGCCGCAAGTCCCCGGCACCGTCGCCCAAGGCCTCGGCCGGTCCCAGCAGCCCTGAGACCCGGCGCTGCCAGAGGAAGCGCTGTCGACGGACCTAACTTATCTTCCGTGGAAACTGCCTTCCGCAGCCGCAACCAGAGCCGGGCAGAGTCGTCTCGGCCCCTGCCTCCAGGCaacaggagagggaggagtggagCTGAGCTGTCTTCGCTGTTCCTCTGCCGCCGAGGCTGGGACAGGCCCTGTGACCCAGAGACCAAGGCTGTCCAGTCCATCTGCTTCCTGGGACAGGTGCAGGGCCTCCTGGGCACAGCGCTCTGGCTCTTGGGGACTCAGACTGCGGGCCCGGGCAGCTGGGCCCAGAGGCTGTGCGCTGCCGCCGAGGAGGACGGCCTCGCCGGAGGCCAGCTTTTCCGTCGCTGGCAGCCTCGGGTCTTTCTTAACTTGCTTTGCATGTTGTCAGCTGCCGTTCCTCCCTCCGAGACTGAAGTGACGGTAATAAACTCGGTTTGCGTCTGGCACCCACGTGGCAGTAGAGTTAAAGCAGCCCCTCCCGGGCGCACAGGTGCCCTGGCTTTTCTCCCGTCGGGTCTGGTTGTGTCGCAACACCTTTGAGAGGAGATGGccttgttctcttctctctctcgAGACTTCGTCTTACTGCTTCTCTCTGAAGGTGCCACCCCCAAGTCTCCAGGTGACCAGCGTTTGTCCCCCCAGTGAGGACCTTGGGCACTCCCCAGCCCTTCCTGACCATCCCAGTTGGCCACCAGTCTCACGGCTAATGTGTACAGAGCCCAGGGTACACGAACCCCACCCCACACTCTCCAGATTCTCCAGCTGGTTTGGCGTTTCCTGGTGAGAATTGCCTCTTCTGCTCATCCGTTATCCAAGAGctttccctgctcccctcccctggtGCCTCCTGGTTTTGGGTCAGTCCCCAGGGTGGGTTGTGTTCTGTCCAGCGGGAGGCGTTGTCAGGAGCCCAGGTCCAGCAGGAGGTCAGGGTCAGTGGTAGTCAAGAAGAGGTAGATGCGGCGTGAAAGGTCAGGCCCCACCCTCCGGGGCCGCACACCCTCACCCGCCTCCACGGGGAGGTCCGCCAGGAGGGCCAGGCGCTCCTGCTCCGTGCTGCAAGCTGCATATGCCTAAGACAGGCACGAGGATGAACAGGGCAGGCCTGGAGGACCTGGCCTCCATAcctgggggctgggagtgggCTGGGGACCCACCTGCTGCAGAAGGCGAGGGGAGGGGAAGGCGGAGACGACAGCCTCGGCCACGGCCGGGCTGACCCGGTTGAACTGTGTAATCTGCCGCCGCCAGGCCCCCCGCAGCCCTGTGCCATCTCTTGCTACTTGCTCGCCTGCGGCCCAGCGCCCTGCCACGCAGAAGGAGAAGGCTTGGGACTCCCGGTGCTGCCTGCAAATGGGCACGGTTGTAGGGAGGTGTCCCTTCTGCGCACCCAGCCCCCCAGCTCAGCAAACCTCTCAGCCCTCTCTGCCCTTAGAGGCCTTCCGTACTCCTGTCCCCGCTCCCACTGCAGCCACCAGCCAGGGTGGGGGTCACGCACCGGAAGGGGCGCTGGGCGAGGGCCTTGGTGAAGGCGCACACGTGCTGACTCAGCTCCTGCCAGGAGGCCACCAGCAGCACGTCCAGGTTCGCCCAGAGCTGTAGGAGCACCAGGGCCTGAGGAGGAGACTTGCCTGTGGGTGTGGCTCAGAGGAGAGCTCCCCTGGGGGACACCCAGCTGAGACCAACCCTGTGTGTGACCCTGGGACCAACCCCAGCCCCTGCTGGGCCTTAGAGAGCAGCCCAAGCGCCTGGGTCAAGGCCAACCACTTTACCCAACCCAaccagcctcacctcctccacctcGGGCCACCCGACTGCAGGCTCAGCACAGGCCACCGCTGGATTCTTTGGTTGCCGCATCTCCTGGGTGCTGGGCTGGCGGGACCTGAGCAGAGATGACTGTCCCTCCAGCTCCCCACACCCTGTCCGTCCCACCCTCCTTGAGTTTTCCTGCTTCCCCTAGAGCCCACCCGGAGGAGGTGGCTAGCTGTCACAGCAGTCTTCAAAGCCACCCTTACCTTTCCCCCGAACTCCCCCGTCCCAGTGAGGCCTGCTAAGGGTGTTAGGGGACCAGTACCACAGGTAGGCGTCCAGCCCGATGACAGCCAGGTGGGGGCAGGCATGGCTCT
Coding sequences:
- the SPSB3 gene encoding SPRY domain-containing SOCS box protein 3, which codes for MARRPRSSRAWHFVLSAARRDTDARPMALAGTASWGYDSDGQHSDSDSDPEYSSLPPSIPSAVPVTGESFCDCDSQSEASFCSSLHAAHRGKDCRCGEEDEYFDWVWDDLNKSSATLLSCDNRKVNFHMEYSCGTAAIRGTKELGEGQHFWEIKMTSPVYGTDMMVGIGTSDVDLDKYHHTFCSLLGRDEDSWGLSYTGLLHHKGDKTSFSSRFGQGSIIGVHLDTWHGTLTFFKNRKCIGVAATKLQNKKFYPMVCSTAAKSSMKVIRSCASITSLQYLCCYRLRQLRPDSGDTLEGLPLPPGLKQVLHHKLGWVLSMSCGRRKSPAPSPKASAGPSSPETRRCQRKRCRRT
- the EME2 gene encoding probable crossover junction endonuclease EME2, whose protein sequence is MARVGPGRARGSRRGRGQRRPPTWEISDSDAEDPAGSEADSEAAARARAPAKERGAAAQALRLLRPEQAVRRLVVRVDPAILEDAGADILMEALGTLGCEYQVEPQCPARSLRWCRVKPDPCPRSVPPEVWAADEQDLLLLLEPEEFLQGVVQLTQICGPTCSVPWVPPESHACPHLAVIGLDAYLWSRQPSTQEMRQPKNPAVACAEPAVGWPEVEEALVLLQLWANLDVLLVASWQELSQHVCAFTKALAQRPFRQHRESQAFSFCVAGRWAAGEQVARDGTGLRGAWRRQITQFNRVSPAVAEAVVSAFPSPRLLQQAYAACSTEQERLALLADLPVEAGEGVRPRRVGPDLSRRIYLFLTTTDPDLLLDLGS